Proteins from a single region of Budorcas taxicolor isolate Tak-1 chromosome 7, Takin1.1, whole genome shotgun sequence:
- the RMND5B gene encoding E3 ubiquitin-protein transferase RMND5B isoform X2: MGSTVNRAWRSCCTTWASCGLSWPAQDYFRTDVFLSASHQEVQAVQGTPLSATLSLVMSQCCRKIKDTVQKLASDHKDIHSSVSRVGKAIDRNFDSEICGVVSDAVWDSREKQQQTLQMAILEHLYQQGMLSVAEELCQESTLNVDLDFKQPFLELNRILEALHEQDLGPALEWAVSHRQRLLELNSSLEFKLHRLQFIRLLAGGPEKQLEALSYARHFQPFAHGHQREIQVMMGSLVYLQLGLEKSPYCHLLDNSHWAEICETFTRDACSLLGLSVESPLSVSFASGCVALPVLMNIKAVMEQRQCSGVWSHKDELPIEIELGMKCWYHSVFACPILRQQTSESNPPIKLICGHVISRDALNKLINGGKLKCPYCPMEQNPADGKRIIF; the protein is encoded by the exons GATTACTTCAGAACTGATGTGTTTCTCAGTGCATCACATCAGGAGGTACAAG CCGTCCAGGGAACCCCTCTCTCAGCTACCCTCTCCCTGGTTATGTCACAGTGCTGCCGGAAGATAAAAGACACCGTGCAGAAACTGGCTTCGGACCACAAGGACATTCACAGCAGTGTTTCCCGAGTGGGGAAAGCCATTGACAGG AACTTTGACTCTGAGATTTGCGGTGTGGTCTCCGACGCAGTGTGGGACTCGcgggagaagcagcagcagaccctGCAGATGGCCATCTTGGAGCACTTGTATCAGCAGGGCATGCTCAGTGTCGCTGAGGAGCTGTGTCAG GAATCAACACTGAATGTGGACTTGGATTTCAAGCAGCCTTTCCTGGAGTTGAATCGTATCCTGGAAGCTCTGCATGAACAAGACCTGGGGCCAGCACTGGA GTGGGCTGTCTCCCACAGGCAGCGCCTGCTGGAGCTCAATAGCTCCCTGGAGTTCAAGCTGCACCGACTGCAGTTCATCCGTCTCCTGGCAGGTGGCCCTGAGAAGCAGCTGGAGGCCCTCAGCTACGCCCGGCACTTCCAGCCCTTTGCTCACGGGCACCAGCGTG AGATCCAGGTGATGATGGGCAGTCTGGTGTACCTGCAGCTGGGTTTGGAGAAGTCACCCTACTGCCATCTACTGGACAACAGCCATTGGGCCGAGATCTGTGAGACCTTTACCCGTGATGCTTGTTCCCTGTTGGGCCTTTCTGTGGAGTCACCCCTCAGTGTCAG CTTTGCCTCTGGCTGTGTGGCGCTGCCTGTGCTGATGAATATCAAAGCTGTGATGGAGCAGAGGCAGTGCTCTGGGGTCTGGAGTCACAAGGACGAGCTACCG ATTGAGATTGAACTCGGCATGAAGTGCTGGTACCACTCCGTGTTCGCGTGCCCCATCCTCCGCCAGCAGACGTCAGAGTCCAACCCTCCCATCAAGCTCATCTGTGGCCATGTCATCTCCCGAGATGCACTCAACAAGCTCATTAATGGAGGAAA GCTGAAGTGTCCCTACTGTCCCATGGAGCAGAACCCAGCAGATGGGAAACGCATCATATTCTGA
- the RMND5B gene encoding E3 ubiquitin-protein transferase RMND5B isoform X3, whose amino-acid sequence MCFSVHHIRRYKCCRKIKDTVQKLASDHKDIHSSVSRVGKAIDRNFDSEICGVVSDAVWDSREKQQQTLQMAILEHLYQQGMLSVAEELCQESTLNVDLDFKQPFLELNRILEALHEQDLGPALEWAVSHRQRLLELNSSLEFKLHRLQFIRLLAGGPEKQLEALSYARHFQPFAHGHQREIQVMMGSLVYLQLGLEKSPYCHLLDNSHWAEICETFTRDACSLLGLSVESPLSVSFASGCVALPVLMNIKAVMEQRQCSGVWSHKDELPIEIELGMKCWYHSVFACPILRQQTSESNPPIKLICGHVISRDALNKLINGGKLKCPYCPMEQNPADGKRIIF is encoded by the exons ATGTGTTTCTCAGTGCATCACATCAGGAGGTACAAG TGCTGCCGGAAGATAAAAGACACCGTGCAGAAACTGGCTTCGGACCACAAGGACATTCACAGCAGTGTTTCCCGAGTGGGGAAAGCCATTGACAGG AACTTTGACTCTGAGATTTGCGGTGTGGTCTCCGACGCAGTGTGGGACTCGcgggagaagcagcagcagaccctGCAGATGGCCATCTTGGAGCACTTGTATCAGCAGGGCATGCTCAGTGTCGCTGAGGAGCTGTGTCAG GAATCAACACTGAATGTGGACTTGGATTTCAAGCAGCCTTTCCTGGAGTTGAATCGTATCCTGGAAGCTCTGCATGAACAAGACCTGGGGCCAGCACTGGA GTGGGCTGTCTCCCACAGGCAGCGCCTGCTGGAGCTCAATAGCTCCCTGGAGTTCAAGCTGCACCGACTGCAGTTCATCCGTCTCCTGGCAGGTGGCCCTGAGAAGCAGCTGGAGGCCCTCAGCTACGCCCGGCACTTCCAGCCCTTTGCTCACGGGCACCAGCGTG AGATCCAGGTGATGATGGGCAGTCTGGTGTACCTGCAGCTGGGTTTGGAGAAGTCACCCTACTGCCATCTACTGGACAACAGCCATTGGGCCGAGATCTGTGAGACCTTTACCCGTGATGCTTGTTCCCTGTTGGGCCTTTCTGTGGAGTCACCCCTCAGTGTCAG CTTTGCCTCTGGCTGTGTGGCGCTGCCTGTGCTGATGAATATCAAAGCTGTGATGGAGCAGAGGCAGTGCTCTGGGGTCTGGAGTCACAAGGACGAGCTACCG ATTGAGATTGAACTCGGCATGAAGTGCTGGTACCACTCCGTGTTCGCGTGCCCCATCCTCCGCCAGCAGACGTCAGAGTCCAACCCTCCCATCAAGCTCATCTGTGGCCATGTCATCTCCCGAGATGCACTCAACAAGCTCATTAATGGAGGAAA GCTGAAGTGTCCCTACTGTCCCATGGAGCAGAACCCAGCAGATGGGAAACGCATCATATTCTGA
- the RMND5B gene encoding E3 ubiquitin-protein transferase RMND5B isoform X4 translates to MSQCCRKIKDTVQKLASDHKDIHSSVSRVGKAIDRNFDSEICGVVSDAVWDSREKQQQTLQMAILEHLYQQGMLSVAEELCQESTLNVDLDFKQPFLELNRILEALHEQDLGPALEWAVSHRQRLLELNSSLEFKLHRLQFIRLLAGGPEKQLEALSYARHFQPFAHGHQREIQVMMGSLVYLQLGLEKSPYCHLLDNSHWAEICETFTRDACSLLGLSVESPLSVSFASGCVALPVLMNIKAVMEQRQCSGVWSHKDELPIEIELGMKCWYHSVFACPILRQQTSESNPPIKLICGHVISRDALNKLINGGKLKCPYCPMEQNPADGKRIIF, encoded by the exons ATGTCACAGTGCTGCCGGAAGATAAAAGACACCGTGCAGAAACTGGCTTCGGACCACAAGGACATTCACAGCAGTGTTTCCCGAGTGGGGAAAGCCATTGACAGG AACTTTGACTCTGAGATTTGCGGTGTGGTCTCCGACGCAGTGTGGGACTCGcgggagaagcagcagcagaccctGCAGATGGCCATCTTGGAGCACTTGTATCAGCAGGGCATGCTCAGTGTCGCTGAGGAGCTGTGTCAG GAATCAACACTGAATGTGGACTTGGATTTCAAGCAGCCTTTCCTGGAGTTGAATCGTATCCTGGAAGCTCTGCATGAACAAGACCTGGGGCCAGCACTGGA GTGGGCTGTCTCCCACAGGCAGCGCCTGCTGGAGCTCAATAGCTCCCTGGAGTTCAAGCTGCACCGACTGCAGTTCATCCGTCTCCTGGCAGGTGGCCCTGAGAAGCAGCTGGAGGCCCTCAGCTACGCCCGGCACTTCCAGCCCTTTGCTCACGGGCACCAGCGTG AGATCCAGGTGATGATGGGCAGTCTGGTGTACCTGCAGCTGGGTTTGGAGAAGTCACCCTACTGCCATCTACTGGACAACAGCCATTGGGCCGAGATCTGTGAGACCTTTACCCGTGATGCTTGTTCCCTGTTGGGCCTTTCTGTGGAGTCACCCCTCAGTGTCAG CTTTGCCTCTGGCTGTGTGGCGCTGCCTGTGCTGATGAATATCAAAGCTGTGATGGAGCAGAGGCAGTGCTCTGGGGTCTGGAGTCACAAGGACGAGCTACCG ATTGAGATTGAACTCGGCATGAAGTGCTGGTACCACTCCGTGTTCGCGTGCCCCATCCTCCGCCAGCAGACGTCAGAGTCCAACCCTCCCATCAAGCTCATCTGTGGCCATGTCATCTCCCGAGATGCACTCAACAAGCTCATTAATGGAGGAAA GCTGAAGTGTCCCTACTGTCCCATGGAGCAGAACCCAGCAGATGGGAAACGCATCATATTCTGA